TGCGCCTTATTGTTGCCGGTTTCTCAACGGATCAGCTTGTCAAGTAATTTACGAAAAATTGCAGACATCTGAAAATTCAGCGGTCGCAAAGCAGTGAAAGGGGAGCAACGGAATGGCACTCAATACGCTTGTAGATACTTCAATTGAGGCGGATCAACAGGACGATCTGCAGCCAGGCACAACGTTGCTTCATGGCCAATATACCATCACGTGCTTTCTGAACAATGGCGGATTTGGCATCACCTATCTGGCCAAGGACAGTCTCGACCGGACGGTGGTTATCAAGGAATGTTTCGCGGATGCATTCTGCCGCCGGACCAAGACATTGGTCAGCGCCCGGTCGCGTGCACATCAGGGCGAGCTGAAGTCGATTATCCGCCACTTCATCCGCGAGGCGCAGAGCCTGTCCAAGCTCAAGCATCCCAACATTGTCGGTGTGCATCAGGTGTTCGAGGACAACGATACCGCCTACATGGCGATTGATTTTGTCGATGGCCGCGACCTGCAGGACATTCTGGATGATCCGAACGCGACCCTGACACCTGAACAGATTGTCAACATGACCCGTAAGCTGTTGTCAGCAATAGGTTATGTGCACAAGGAAAACCTGCTGCATCGCGATATTTCCCCGGACAACATCCTGCTGACCAAGGACGGCGAGCCGGTTCTGATCGACTTTGGCGCCGCCCGCGAGGAAACCAGCGCCGATGGCCGCAAGCACTCTGCGTTGCGGGTGGTCAAGGACGGCTATTCGCCCCAGGAATTCTACATCGCCGGCAGTGATCAGGGGCCCTGGAGCGATCTTTATGCGCTCGCGGCCTCGCTTTATCACGTTATCCGTGGCGAGGCGCCGGTGAACGGTCAGGCCCGTCTGGTCGCCATCGCGGAACAGCGCCCCGATCCCTATGCCCCCCTTGCAGGCGATGTGAAGGGATATCCCGAAGGTTTCCTGGAAGCCATCGACAAGGCGATGAACACCAAACCCTCGACCCGCCTGCAATCCGCCGAGGACTGGCTGGCCATGCTGGACGGCAACCAGACCGCGCCGGTTGCGCCGGAAGCTGTAAATAACAACACGGCTCCGGCCACGGAACAGAAGCAGCGCAGCCGTCTTCCCGCCGTTTCTCTGCTTGCGGTCGTGGCTGGTCTGGGCGTGGCTGGTTTCGTCTTTTATGGCAATAATAAGGCGGAAAAAGGGGCCGAACTGGCCGCTCCCGTAGCGGCGCAACCGGTAAAATCCGCGCAGACCGAACCGGTGGCAGGCGGGTCGTCCGAGGCGCCGACCGCAGCCAAGCCGACAAGCGAGATCGCAGTCGCCATTGCGCCGCCGCCGGAACCGGCCGCCAAGGATGCCCCTGTCGCAGAGGTGACCAGCCAAGCGGCTGCGCCCGAGATTGCCGCCGTTCCTGCCGAAACTGCGGTGGTCGCCGAACCGGCGCAGACAGCGGCACCCGCCGCGGACACGGCAGCACCCGCTGCCACTGAAAGCGCGGCCGCAGATGCGCCCGGCGTGGATGCCGAACAGGCGGCTGCCGACAGCGACAAGATCATCGCGGCCGCAGCCGCGCCAACCGAAACCGCGCCTGCCGTCGAAGCACCCGAGGTGAAGGCCGCACCGGCTCCCGGTCACGAGGTCACCTATGCCCTGTGGGATGTCTCGATCCCCTTCGAGTACGAAGAGAAGATCGTGCGCAAGGCCCAGGTGGTCTCGATCACCGGTATCGGAACCGAGACGGATCTTGCCAAGACAGGCGCCTGGATCGCGCCGGGGGTGGAGATCATCACGGTCAACAACCGCCCCCTGTCGACGGACTCGCGGTTTGCGACACAATTGCTGAACGCCATGCAGATCGATCCCGACGGCTATACCCGGGTCTCCATCCGCTACAAGGACGCGGAAAACAAACGGTTTGAAATGGGATTGCTGGCCGTGCCGGTTCTGCGCCGGACCGGTATGACCGGCGGCCTGCAGTTCGAGGCGGGGATGCAGGATGGCGCATGGGTCACCGTTGTCAGCCAGGTCGCGGCAGAAGGGGCAGCCCAGTTTCAGGTCAGCGATATCCTGTTGCGCGAAACCACGACCGGTTCCCGCCTGACCACAGCTGATGGGCTGAGCGAGATCATGCAATCGCTGAAGGAGCGCGATGCCGCAACCGCCAGTTTCGACATTCTGCGCGACGGGCAGCCGGCCTCGGTCGAGCTGAAACTCGCCGGGCACGACTGACCGCCCAAGCCTCTCCACACCACGCTGAACATCACGCGGCCCGCACATATCGCAGGCCGCCACCAAGAGAGCTTTGCCTCTTTGACCTACAAGGACTGAACGAATGCGGAAGACAACGATACTGATGGGCGCCTCCCTGCTTGCAATCGCGGCAGCAGCACAGACGGCCCAGGCACAGCAGGCCTGTGAAATCTACCAGGTCGCACCGGGCGACAACCTTCTGAAACTGACCCAGAAGGTCTACGGCCATATCGATTTCAATGTGATCTATAGCGCCAATGCGGCTGTCATCGGACACAACCCGAATATCATCAAGACCGGATCAAAGCTGCTCCTGCCCTGCGCGGATGGCAGCCTGCCCGGAACGACCGCTGCCGAGGAGAAGGCCCCCGCTGTCACCACCCAGGCCGTGGTCGTGAACGACACCGCCGAGGCGGCCGACGCTGCCGCCGTGGCGCAAGCCCTGGCCGCCGCAGAGGCCTCGGTCGAGGCGCAAACCGCGCTGGAAACACAAGCCGCGCTTGAGGCACAAGCGCTGCGCGATGCCGAGGCAGCGGCACAGGCCGAGGCAGCGGCGCAGGCCGAGGCAGCGGCGCAGGCTGAAGCAGCGGCGCAGGCTGAAGCGGCGGCACAGGCTGAAGCGGCGGCACAGGCCAAAGTGACTGCCGAGGCAGAGATCGCCCCTGAAGCCCCCGTCGCGGTAACGCCCCTCGTTCCCGCCGATCCCGAACCGATGGTGCTGATCACCGGTAACGACTTTCCGCCCTTCACCGGTGAAAACCTGCCCGGGCGGGGCCTGTTCACGCAATTGATCGAAACCGCCGCCCTGCGGGCAGACCCCGATACCGAGGTCTCGGTGACCTTTGTGAATGACTGGGAATCGCATCTGGAAACCCTTTTGCCCGCCATGGCATTCGAAGGGTCCTTTCCCTGGCTGAAACCCGATTGCGAGGAATACCAGCTGCTGTCCGGCGGCGACCGGTTCCGCTGCGACACCTACAGGTTCTCGGACCCGTTCTTCGAAGTGGTCGACGGCTTCTTTGCCACCTCCGGCAGCCCCTTTGTCGCCACCTTTGACTATGACGATCTGAAAGGATCCCGGATCTGCCGCCCCGAAGGCTATTCGATGGCGCATCTGGATACGGCGGGTCTGACTTCCGAAACCGTCAACTTCTACCGCCCGGTACAGGTGGCCGAGTGTTTCACCGCGCTGGCTGCGGGCGCCGTCGATGTGGTTGCACTGGACACGCTGGTCGCCAGCGACACGCTCGCCACCATGGGGCTGGCCGGCCAGATCCTGGAAAACCCGAACCTGGGCGAGGTGAAAACCCTGCACGCGATCGTTCACAAGGACCATCCCCGCGCGGAAGAGACGCTGGGCCTTCTCAACAGCGGGCTCAAGGAGATGTCGGCATCGGGCGAATGGTACGCGATCATCTCGAAAGCGCTGCAACGCGAAATTCGCCCGCTGACCAACTGAATATCACCTTGAAATCATAAGAAGAAAAATCGGTCAAATGCTCTGCCTGGACGACGGGGCAAGAACGAAAGGAACCAGATCTCATGACGATGCTCAAACCCCTGGTGCATAAGTGTGCAACCACTCTTGCCGCCGCGCTGTGCCTGGCGACATCGGCAGAGGCACAGGAGGCATGCTCCTCCTACACCGTTCAGCATGGCGACAGCCTCGGCTCGATTGCTCAATCCGCATATGGCTCGTTCGACTATCAGATGATCTTCAATGCCAACCGGAACGCTCTGGGTTCCAACCCGAACGCGGTTGAACCCGGCACGGTTCTCCAGATCCCCTGCGCGGACGGTTCAATCGCGGGGATGGAGCGGGCGCAAGCCGTGATCAAGCGGGAAGAAGCGAAGCAGGAAGAACGCGATATTCCCGAAGTGTACAATCCGCCGATCAAGTTTCTTGGCGGCAACGACTGGAAACCCTTTATGGACGAAACCCTGAAGGGTGGCGGCATGATGGTGCGGCTTTCGTCGACGGCGCTGAAACGCGGCGACAACGATCGCGACCATATCATGAGCTATATTG
The window above is part of the Ruegeria pomeroyi DSS-3 genome. Proteins encoded here:
- a CDS encoding serine/threonine-protein kinase, which translates into the protein MLHGQYTITCFLNNGGFGITYLAKDSLDRTVVIKECFADAFCRRTKTLVSARSRAHQGELKSIIRHFIREAQSLSKLKHPNIVGVHQVFEDNDTAYMAIDFVDGRDLQDILDDPNATLTPEQIVNMTRKLLSAIGYVHKENLLHRDISPDNILLTKDGEPVLIDFGAAREETSADGRKHSALRVVKDGYSPQEFYIAGSDQGPWSDLYALAASLYHVIRGEAPVNGQARLVAIAEQRPDPYAPLAGDVKGYPEGFLEAIDKAMNTKPSTRLQSAEDWLAMLDGNQTAPVAPEAVNNNTAPATEQKQRSRLPAVSLLAVVAGLGVAGFVFYGNNKAEKGAELAAPVAAQPVKSAQTEPVAGGSSEAPTAAKPTSEIAVAIAPPPEPAAKDAPVAEVTSQAAAPEIAAVPAETAVVAEPAQTAAPAADTAAPAATESAAADAPGVDAEQAAADSDKIIAAAAAPTETAPAVEAPEVKAAPAPGHEVTYALWDVSIPFEYEEKIVRKAQVVSITGIGTETDLAKTGAWIAPGVEIITVNNRPLSTDSRFATQLLNAMQIDPDGYTRVSIRYKDAENKRFEMGLLAVPVLRRTGMTGGLQFEAGMQDGAWVTVVSQVAAEGAAQFQVSDILLRETTTGSRLTTADGLSEIMQSLKERDAATASFDILRDGQPASVELKLAGHD
- a CDS encoding transporter substrate-binding domain-containing protein: MRKTTILMGASLLAIAAAAQTAQAQQACEIYQVAPGDNLLKLTQKVYGHIDFNVIYSANAAVIGHNPNIIKTGSKLLLPCADGSLPGTTAAEEKAPAVTTQAVVVNDTAEAADAAAVAQALAAAEASVEAQTALETQAALEAQALRDAEAAAQAEAAAQAEAAAQAEAAAQAEAAAQAEAAAQAKVTAEAEIAPEAPVAVTPLVPADPEPMVLITGNDFPPFTGENLPGRGLFTQLIETAALRADPDTEVSVTFVNDWESHLETLLPAMAFEGSFPWLKPDCEEYQLLSGGDRFRCDTYRFSDPFFEVVDGFFATSGSPFVATFDYDDLKGSRICRPEGYSMAHLDTAGLTSETVNFYRPVQVAECFTALAAGAVDVVALDTLVASDTLATMGLAGQILENPNLGEVKTLHAIVHKDHPRAEETLGLLNSGLKEMSASGEWYAIISKALQREIRPLTN